In Candidatus Cloacimonadota bacterium, the following are encoded in one genomic region:
- the rpmF gene encoding 50S ribosomal protein L32, whose protein sequence is MPVPKRKTSKSRSRKRRTHYKASIEATIKCPNCGEQMRPHFACPHCGFYRGKKVISISEK, encoded by the coding sequence ATGCCAGTACCGAAAAGGAAAACTTCAAAATCAAGAAGTAGAAAGCGTAGAACTCATTATAAAGCAAGCATAGAAGCTACTATAAAGTGCCCGAATTGTGGAGAGCAGATGCGTCCACATTTTGCCTGTCCACATTGTGGATTCTATAGAGGGAAAAAAGTTATTTCAATCTCAGAAAAATAA
- the plsX gene encoding phosphate acyltransferase PlsX codes for MKIALDALGSDRAPYPEVEGAVLAANDKFCSKIFLVGNQAILKKELERFYYPKNSISIINATERIDPSNKPISELKKKKDSSLINAVNLVKNHEADALVSAGSTGAVMAASLLNFGRIPEVNRPGLAISLPTISEPEIVLDVGANVDCNADNLVQFAEMGSIYSAYFLKKKNPKVALINIGEESKKGNEVSIEAHRRLQKLASINFIGNIEGKDILKGVADVIICDGFIGNIMMKTVEGVAFSLFEILKQEINNDWVAKIGAILSYPAVKHIKKKLDYTEYGGGFLLGINEISIIAHGRSNAKAICNAIKFASFSKQSKFLEHIKEYYCNYKEKKSE; via the coding sequence ATGAAAATCGCTTTAGATGCATTAGGTAGTGATAGAGCGCCGTATCCAGAAGTAGAGGGTGCGGTTCTTGCTGCAAATGATAAATTCTGTTCCAAAATCTTCTTAGTAGGAAATCAAGCCATTTTAAAAAAAGAATTAGAACGATTTTATTATCCTAAGAATTCCATCTCTATCATTAATGCAACAGAGCGTATAGATCCATCTAACAAGCCAATTTCTGAGTTAAAAAAGAAGAAGGATTCATCTTTAATCAATGCTGTTAATCTTGTAAAAAATCACGAAGCAGATGCTCTTGTTAGTGCTGGTTCTACAGGTGCTGTTATGGCAGCTTCATTACTTAATTTTGGCCGAATTCCCGAAGTAAACAGACCTGGGTTAGCAATCTCTCTACCAACAATTTCAGAACCTGAAATAGTCCTTGATGTCGGTGCAAATGTTGATTGTAATGCTGATAATTTAGTACAGTTTGCAGAAATGGGAAGCATATATTCGGCTTATTTTCTCAAAAAGAAAAACCCAAAAGTTGCTTTAATCAACATTGGCGAGGAAAGTAAAAAAGGAAATGAGGTTTCAATAGAAGCCCATCGTAGATTACAAAAATTGGCATCTATAAATTTTATTGGTAATATTGAGGGTAAAGATATTCTAAAAGGTGTAGCAGATGTGATTATTTGTGATGGTTTCATTGGAAATATTATGATGAAAACAGTTGAGGGTGTTGCATTTTCATTATTTGAAATATTGAAACAAGAAATCAATAATGATTGGGTAGCAAAGATTGGTGCAATTTTGAGTTATCCTGCTGTCAAACATATAAAGAAAAAATTAGATTATACTGAATATGGTGGTGGCTTCCTTTTAGGAATTAATGAAATATCTATCATTGCTCATGGACGCTCTAATGCCAAAGCTATCTGCAACGCAATCAAATTTGCCAGTTTTTCCAAACAATCAAAATTTTTAGAGCACATCAAAGAATATTATTGTAACTATAAGGAGAAGAAAAGTGAGTGA
- a CDS encoding beta-ketoacyl-ACP synthase III — protein MSDYKVKFAGISMAVPEKILTNADLEKIVDTSDEWIRTRTGMIERRISDENTASSDVAYKAIEKLFKTVNIKPKDIDLIIVGTITPDHLFPSTACILQKKLGLHPIPAFDISAGCSGFIYGVTIAKQFIENGISKNALVVGVELLTKITNWTDRGTCVLFGDGAGAAVLTRAKKSEVSGIIDTYISADGKYGDLLYMPAGGSRMPASEETVKKNLHTVYMEGNKIFKAAVKAMADAAVTILERNGVTGEDLDWLITHQANLRIIDALAKRLKMPPQKVIINIQKYGNTSAASIPIAFAEAVEEGRIRRGDLVLLDAFGAGFTWGSVLLRY, from the coding sequence GTGAGTGATTATAAAGTAAAATTTGCTGGAATAAGTATGGCAGTGCCTGAAAAAATTCTAACCAATGCTGACCTGGAAAAGATAGTTGATACTTCTGATGAATGGATAAGGACGCGAACAGGAATGATAGAACGCCGTATATCCGATGAGAATACTGCCTCGTCAGATGTTGCATATAAGGCTATTGAAAAATTATTCAAAACTGTGAATATAAAACCCAAGGATATTGATTTAATTATCGTTGGCACTATTACTCCAGACCATCTTTTTCCATCTACCGCTTGTATTTTGCAAAAGAAATTAGGACTTCATCCAATTCCAGCATTTGATATCTCTGCTGGGTGTAGTGGCTTTATTTACGGAGTTACTATTGCTAAACAGTTCATTGAAAACGGTATATCAAAGAATGCATTGGTTGTTGGCGTAGAACTTCTTACCAAAATTACGAATTGGACTGATAGAGGCACCTGTGTGCTTTTTGGAGACGGAGCTGGAGCTGCAGTTCTTACCCGAGCAAAAAAAAGTGAGGTCTCCGGAATTATTGATACTTACATCTCTGCTGATGGAAAATATGGAGACCTGCTTTATATGCCAGCAGGTGGCTCACGAATGCCTGCTTCTGAAGAAACTGTAAAAAAGAACCTTCATACAGTGTATATGGAAGGAAATAAGATATTTAAAGCAGCAGTTAAGGCAATGGCTGATGCTGCTGTCACAATTTTGGAAAGAAATGGGGTTACTGGTGAGGATTTAGATTGGTTAATTACTCATCAAGCCAATCTGAGAATAATAGATGCTCTTGCAAAGAGATTAAAAATGCCACCTCAAAAAGTAATTATAAATATTCAAAAATATGGAAATACTTCAGCAGCAAGTATCCCAATCGCATTTGCAGAAGCAGTGGAAGAAGGTAGAATTAGACGAGGTGACTTGGTTCTTTTAGACGCTTTTGGAGCTGGTTTTACCTGGGGAAGTGTCTTGCTTAGATACTGA
- the fabD gene encoding ACP S-malonyltransferase, with translation MDIQNIAFVFPGQGAQYVGMAKEFYDIPKYRIYFDIANEKLGYDLKNIMFEGPMAELKKTHNTQPAILLHSILAYKYFKKKCDIKPKFVAGHSLGEFSALVVADVLDWEDALYLVHKRGKFMIEASKDVPFKMAAIIGLNKDIIVEICDNISGTVIAANFNTPIQTVISGEDKAVSKAMEKCKDAGARRVVELIVGGAFHSPLIAKSAEWLNAEMNKISFKTAKIPVISNFKAKPETEQKEIMENLTQQIKSPVRWVESVEYMIKNRVDTFVEFGPGKIASGMIKAIDRNTNRYNVDKMEDVDKVLDGMERELQ, from the coding sequence ATGGATATACAAAATATTGCTTTCGTTTTTCCCGGTCAGGGTGCTCAATATGTTGGAATGGCAAAGGAATTCTACGATATTCCTAAATATAGAATCTACTTTGATATTGCCAATGAAAAACTTGGCTATGACCTTAAAAACATTATGTTTGAAGGTCCAATGGCTGAGTTGAAGAAAACTCATAATACCCAGCCAGCAATTCTCTTACATAGTATACTTGCATATAAATATTTTAAAAAGAAGTGTGATATTAAACCAAAATTTGTTGCTGGTCATTCCTTAGGTGAATTCTCTGCTCTTGTTGTGGCTGATGTTCTTGATTGGGAAGATGCACTTTATTTAGTTCATAAACGCGGAAAATTTATGATTGAAGCAAGTAAAGATGTCCCTTTCAAAATGGCAGCAATAATTGGTCTCAACAAAGATATTATCGTTGAAATTTGTGATAATATTTCTGGAACTGTTATAGCTGCAAATTTTAATACTCCAATACAGACCGTAATTAGTGGTGAAGATAAGGCTGTTTCTAAAGCAATGGAAAAATGTAAAGATGCTGGTGCAAGAAGAGTTGTTGAACTAATAGTTGGCGGTGCGTTCCATTCACCTTTGATTGCTAAGTCTGCTGAATGGCTAAATGCAGAAATGAATAAAATTTCTTTCAAAACTGCGAAGATTCCTGTAATATCTAATTTCAAAGCAAAACCGGAGACAGAGCAAAAAGAGATAATGGAGAACCTAACACAACAAATCAAATCTCCAGTTAGATGGGTAGAAAGTGTTGAATATATGATAAAAAACAGAGTTGACACTTTTGTTGAGTTTGGTCCGGGCAAGATTGCCTCTGGAATGATAAAAGCTATTGATAGAAATACTAATAGATATAATGTTGATAAGATGGAAGATGTAGATAAGGTTCTGGATGGGATGGAGAGAGAGCTCCAATGA
- the fabG gene encoding 3-oxoacyl-[acyl-carrier-protein] reductase, with protein MKKLSGKTAIITGSARGIGKCIAEKFSENGANIVIVDILQEEIDKTVESIKVANPNIIGVKCNITKEDEIESCVKRVLERFESIDILVNNAGITRDKLLMRMTLADWEAVIRVNLTGTFLFTQKVSKVMMRQRKGKILNIASVIGLIGNAGQANYAASKGGIIAFTKSIAKELASRNINVNAIAPGFIKTEMTDKLPEPIQESYLKNIPLKRFGTKKDVANLALFLCCEDSDYITGQVIVIDGGMI; from the coding sequence ATGAAAAAATTGTCCGGAAAAACCGCCATTATCACCGGTAGTGCCAGAGGAATCGGAAAATGTATCGCTGAAAAATTTTCAGAAAACGGCGCAAATATAGTTATAGTTGATATTCTTCAGGAAGAAATAGATAAAACTGTTGAATCAATAAAAGTTGCAAATCCCAATATAATCGGGGTAAAATGTAACATAACAAAGGAAGATGAAATTGAAAGTTGTGTAAAGAGGGTTTTAGAGAGATTTGAATCAATAGATATCCTTGTAAATAATGCTGGCATAACAAGAGACAAGTTACTTATGCGGATGACTCTTGCAGATTGGGAAGCTGTAATCAGAGTAAACTTGACAGGCACATTCCTGTTTACTCAAAAAGTATCTAAAGTTATGATGCGACAGAGAAAAGGAAAGATTCTAAATATTGCTTCAGTAATAGGTTTAATAGGAAATGCCGGGCAAGCTAATTACGCTGCTTCTAAAGGTGGAATAATTGCATTTACAAAATCAATTGCAAAAGAACTGGCTTCAAGAAATATCAATGTTAATGCTATTGCTCCGGGTTTTATAAAAACTGAAATGACTGACAAATTACCGGAACCAATACAAGAAAGCTATCTTAAAAACATCCCTTTAAAAAGATTTGGTACCAAAAAAGATGTAGCGAATCTGGCACTTTTTTTATGTTGTGAAGATTCAGATTATATAACTGGACAAGTTATTGTAATTGATGGTGGGATGATTTAA
- the acpP gene encoding acyl carrier protein, which translates to MDESIKEKVREIITTQLGVTENEVTDEAAFIEDLGADSLDTVELIMQFEEEFDIEISDEDAEKLTTVGKAIEYLEEKLK; encoded by the coding sequence ATGGACGAAAGCATCAAAGAGAAAGTAAGGGAAATCATAACTACGCAATTAGGCGTGACAGAAAATGAAGTCACAGATGAAGCTGCTTTCATTGAAGACCTTGGCGCAGATTCTCTGGATACCGTAGAATTGATTATGCAGTTTGAGGAAGAATTTGATATAGAAATTTCTGATGAGGATGCTGAAAAATTAACTACAGTTGGCAAGGCGATTGAATATCTTGAAGAAAAACTAAAATAA
- the fabF gene encoding beta-ketoacyl-ACP synthase II codes for MKPKKVVVTGLGTINPLGNSVEETWKNLCLGKSGISRVEGLDTEIASKIAGQVKNFDVFEYLDRKEARKMDQYCHYALVSAIQAMKDADLDSIQHMKLGVITGTGIGGMQTFEHQTAVFLQKGPRKVSPFFIPKMISNIAAGRIAIHFNARGINFNITSACASSANAIGEAYRAIKFGAADVVIACGSEAAVTPFTLAGFSAMRALSVRNDSPETASRPFDLERDGFVLSEGGGTIILEEYDHAKKRGAKIYAEMVGYGATSDAFHITMPAPNGAGGAQAMRNALQDANIQPQDIQYINAHGTSTPLNDKCETAAVKTVFGEHAYKLKINSSKSMMGHTLGGAGAIEAMILIKSIQEQKIHPTINLFTPDPECDLDYNPKKTIDLQIEYGMSNSFGFGGHNAVLIFKGID; via the coding sequence ATGAAACCAAAAAAAGTTGTTGTAACAGGATTAGGAACAATAAATCCATTAGGAAATAGTGTTGAAGAGACATGGAAAAATCTATGTTTGGGAAAATCAGGTATTTCTCGTGTAGAAGGACTTGATACTGAGATTGCCTCAAAAATAGCTGGCCAGGTAAAAAATTTTGATGTATTTGAGTATTTAGATAGAAAAGAAGCACGCAAAATGGATCAATACTGCCATTATGCATTGGTATCTGCTATTCAGGCAATGAAAGATGCAGATTTAGACTCTATTCAACATATGAAATTAGGCGTGATAACTGGAACAGGAATTGGAGGAATGCAAACTTTTGAACACCAGACAGCAGTCTTTCTTCAAAAAGGACCGCGTAAAGTCAGTCCATTTTTTATACCTAAGATGATATCAAATATAGCTGCTGGGAGAATTGCTATTCACTTTAATGCAAGAGGGATTAATTTCAATATTACATCTGCGTGTGCTTCAAGTGCGAATGCAATAGGAGAGGCTTATAGAGCTATAAAATTTGGAGCAGCGGATGTGGTAATTGCTTGTGGCTCTGAGGCAGCTGTAACTCCATTTACACTCGCTGGATTTTCTGCTATGAGAGCCCTTTCTGTCCGAAATGATTCACCAGAAACAGCAAGTAGACCATTTGATTTGGAGAGAGATGGATTTGTGCTCTCAGAAGGAGGCGGGACAATTATTTTAGAAGAATATGACCATGCTAAAAAACGAGGAGCAAAGATATATGCCGAGATGGTGGGATACGGTGCTACCAGTGATGCCTTTCATATAACAATGCCTGCACCAAATGGGGCAGGTGGTGCACAAGCAATGAGAAATGCCCTTCAGGATGCGAATATTCAACCTCAGGATATTCAGTATATAAATGCTCATGGCACATCAACCCCGCTCAATGATAAATGTGAAACCGCAGCAGTAAAAACAGTTTTTGGTGAACATGCCTATAAATTAAAAATTAATTCTTCAAAATCTATGATGGGACATACACTTGGTGGTGCAGGTGCAATAGAAGCAATGATTCTAATTAAATCAATTCAAGAGCAGAAGATCCATCCGACAATTAATCTTTTTACACCCGACCCTGAATGTGATTTGGATTATAATCCTAAAAAAACTATTGATTTGCAAATTGAATATGGAATGAGTAATTCTTTCGGTTTTGGCGGTCATAATGCTGTTCTTATTTTCAAAGGAATAGATTAG
- the rnc gene encoding ribonuclease III, translated as MKQNKSAAVGKIISNHNKKINNWRKSLNDLEKEINYSFKNKKLLEDALTHKSFMKGIKTNKSPMGNKSETMEFLGDSVLELIVSEFLYNKFPDENEGNLSKIRSKIISKNFLYKKSREIELSKYILIGDNGLKNKLKKNISINSDAMESLFAAIFLDSSYVETKYVIENTILSNWEDAVNAEDLKNFKSYLQEWSQAKFGENPEYEIIKESGPEHRKKFYVKVKVIDKYKSKGNAKTKKAAEQNAAMNLVKKLKIIEKI; from the coding sequence ATGAAACAAAACAAGAGTGCCGCAGTTGGAAAAATTATTTCAAACCACAATAAAAAAATAAATAATTGGAGAAAGTCCCTTAATGATTTAGAAAAGGAAATAAACTACTCATTTAAAAACAAAAAACTATTAGAAGATGCATTAACACATAAGTCCTTTATGAAGGGAATAAAAACCAATAAATCTCCAATGGGAAATAAATCCGAGACAATGGAATTCTTAGGTGACTCTGTTTTAGAATTAATTGTTTCGGAATTCTTGTATAACAAATTTCCAGATGAAAATGAAGGCAATTTATCAAAAATACGCTCAAAAATAATAAGTAAAAATTTCCTATACAAAAAATCCAGAGAGATTGAACTTAGTAAATATATTCTTATTGGAGATAATGGATTGAAGAATAAATTAAAAAAAAATATTTCTATCAACTCAGATGCTATGGAATCACTATTTGCGGCAATATTTTTGGATAGTTCTTATGTGGAAACCAAATATGTTATTGAAAATACGATATTAAGCAATTGGGAAGATGCGGTAAATGCCGAAGATTTAAAAAACTTCAAAAGTTACTTACAGGAGTGGTCTCAAGCTAAATTTGGTGAAAATCCTGAATATGAAATAATAAAAGAATCTGGTCCGGAGCATAGAAAAAAATTTTATGTTAAAGTAAAAGTGATTGATAAGTATAAATCAAAAGGAAATGCGAAAACTAAAAAAGCAGCTGAGCAAAATGCTGCAATGAATTTAGTAAAAAAATTAAAAATTATTGAGAAAATTTAG
- a CDS encoding flavin reductase family protein — MIECSRVDAIKRMNKPARLALVVSKSEDSGPNIITLQWFMHTSFEPPMFAISIAHKRFSYKLLSENRKFVLAIPSTKMAEQTLACGTTSGRDIDKIREFDIKVRRGKLSDIPILLDAVANFECKTVSQIRSGDHTIFIGEVKYSWQNKNTKLKPLLSVLYDRNYKVLARDGRYILGKIRTK; from the coding sequence ATGATAGAATGTAGTAGAGTAGATGCAATAAAAAGAATGAATAAGCCAGCCCGTTTGGCATTAGTCGTTTCAAAATCAGAGGATAGTGGACCTAATATTATTACTTTGCAGTGGTTTATGCATACCTCTTTTGAACCGCCTATGTTTGCCATTTCTATTGCACATAAACGATTTTCTTATAAACTTTTATCTGAAAACAGAAAATTTGTTTTAGCAATTCCTTCAACCAAAATGGCAGAACAGACCCTTGCTTGTGGTACTACATCTGGTAGAGATATTGACAAGATTAGGGAATTTGATATTAAAGTTAGGAGAGGGAAACTCTCTGATATTCCTATTTTGCTTGATGCAGTTGCAAATTTTGAATGCAAAACTGTATCACAAATAAGAAGTGGTGACCACACGATTTTTATCGGTGAGGTAAAATACTCCTGGCAGAATAAAAACACGAAACTTAAGCCATTACTTTCAGTTCTCTATGATAGAAACTATAAGGTCTTAGCAAGGGATGGCAGGTATATTTTAGGAAAGATAAGGACAAAGTAA
- a CDS encoding gamma carbonic anhydrase family protein, which translates to MVLKYLNTKPKIGKDVFIAEGAKVIGDVEIGNYSSIWFNAVVRGDVNYIKIGEKTNVQDNCVLHVTNETAPLNIGSGVTIGHGVILHGCTIEDNCLIGTGSIIWDGAVIGEGSIVGAGAVVLANFKAPSRSLIIGMPAKIKRDVPDKHYQEILESAEHYVKYAQDYMLKN; encoded by the coding sequence ATGGTTCTAAAATATCTAAACACAAAGCCCAAAATCGGCAAAGATGTTTTCATCGCAGAAGGTGCAAAGGTAATAGGGGATGTGGAAATAGGAAACTATAGCAGTATCTGGTTTAATGCTGTTGTGCGAGGTGATGTGAATTACATTAAAATTGGTGAAAAAACAAATGTGCAAGATAATTGTGTGCTTCATGTTACAAACGAGACTGCACCGCTGAATATCGGCTCTGGGGTTACAATCGGTCATGGAGTAATTCTTCACGGATGTACAATTGAAGATAACTGCCTAATTGGAACTGGAAGTATTATCTGGGATGGAGCAGTGATAGGGGAAGGGTCTATTGTTGGTGCCGGTGCTGTTGTCTTAGCGAATTTCAAAGCTCCTTCTCGCTCATTGATAATTGGAATGCCAGCAAAAATCAAAAGAGATGTGCCTGATAAACACTATCAGGAAATTCTTGAATCAGCAGAACATTATGTAAAATATGCACAAGATTATATGCTAAAAAATTAA
- a CDS encoding four helix bundle protein, whose product MRLEELEVYQLTMKLGEHIWKVVAKWNYFAKDIPINIGSKQLVRSADSISANLGEGYGKFFYKENRQFCYYSRGSLYETKTRLTKSHNRGLLSDADFQALQEDIEKIALKLNNYINSTGKRKNDINTQ is encoded by the coding sequence ATGAGATTAGAAGAACTTGAAGTTTATCAACTTACAATGAAGCTGGGAGAGCATATCTGGAAAGTTGTTGCTAAGTGGAATTATTTTGCAAAAGACATCCCGATAAATATCGGGAGCAAACAATTGGTCAGGTCAGCAGACTCAATCTCCGCAAATTTGGGTGAAGGTTATGGCAAATTTTTCTATAAAGAGAATAGACAATTCTGCTATTATAGTCGAGGTTCTCTTTACGAAACAAAGACACGGCTAACAAAATCACATAATAGGGGGTTGCTCAGTGATGCTGATTTTCAGGCCTTACAAGAAGATATTGAGAAAATCGCTTTGAAACTAAACAATTATATCAACTCAACAGGAAAACGAAAAAATGACATCAATACCCAATGA
- the obgE gene encoding GTPase ObgE: MFIDYARIKVKGGRGGNGCLSFRHEKYVPFGGPDGGDGGKGGDVIIIGDENLNTLLNFKYNKHFSGEKAQHGQGSNKTGHSGKDKILKVPLGTEIFELNENGKRIRKLVDISYEGQKITLAKGEKGGKGNAAFATPTNQAPRKFESGKLGEEKYLELVLKLMADVGIVGFPNAGKSTLISHISSAHPKIADYEFTTLEPCLGVVKLSSYQTFVIADIPGIIEGAHQGKGLGDQFLRHIERTKILLFLIDITSKNILKKFEILKNELHLYNQNLDKRKFLVVLNKVDLLSNDTKKERIENIRKNFSKNIRKNVIAISAITGENISALKNKVYQILQERD, encoded by the coding sequence ATGTTTATTGATTACGCAAGAATAAAAGTAAAAGGCGGAAGAGGTGGCAATGGCTGCTTGAGTTTCCGTCATGAAAAATATGTTCCATTTGGTGGACCTGACGGTGGAGACGGTGGCAAAGGTGGAGATGTAATTATAATTGGAGATGAGAATCTTAATACGCTTTTGAACTTTAAATATAATAAGCATTTCTCTGGCGAAAAAGCACAACATGGTCAAGGTTCTAATAAAACAGGTCATTCAGGTAAGGATAAAATATTAAAGGTGCCTTTGGGAACTGAAATATTTGAACTTAATGAAAATGGTAAACGAATTAGAAAATTAGTAGATATATCCTATGAAGGTCAAAAGATAACTTTAGCTAAAGGGGAAAAAGGCGGAAAAGGAAATGCAGCTTTTGCAACCCCAACAAATCAAGCTCCACGAAAGTTTGAATCAGGGAAATTGGGTGAAGAAAAATATCTGGAATTAGTGCTTAAATTAATGGCAGATGTGGGCATTGTCGGATTCCCAAATGCTGGCAAATCTACATTAATAAGTCATATTTCATCTGCTCATCCTAAAATAGCTGATTACGAGTTCACTACGCTTGAACCCTGCCTTGGGGTCGTGAAATTAAGCTCTTATCAGACATTTGTTATAGCTGATATCCCGGGTATCATAGAAGGTGCTCATCAAGGAAAAGGATTAGGCGACCAGTTCCTCCGTCATATTGAACGAACAAAAATCTTGCTGTTCTTAATAGATATTACTTCAAAAAATATATTAAAAAAATTTGAAATTTTAAAAAATGAATTGCATCTTTATAATCAAAATCTTGATAAAAGAAAATTTTTGGTAGTATTGAATAAAGTTGACCTTTTATCCAATGATACAAAAAAAGAAAGAATAGAGAATATAAGAAAGAATTTTTCAAAAAATATAAGAAAAAATGTTATAGCCATTTCAGCTATTACAGGTGAAAATATCTCAGCATTAAAAAATAAAGTATATCAAATTCTTCAAGAGAGAGATTAG
- the dprA gene encoding DNA-processing protein DprA — MDKKEYRDWLKLVSIKGIGQGKIRRLLKIFHSPEKVFDANKHQLSNLTFLSKNAVNEISKNENEEFIENQLKLLERYDVRLISITDEEYPDLLKFIYDPPILLYIKGEILPQDSRAIAIVGTRKPTNYGRLSAIKIGVEIARTGFTIVSGLAYGIDSCAHKAALDAGGRTIAVYGTGLDIVYPAVHRALAKDIIQSGALISEFPLGTKIEAWNFPTRNRIISGMCKGTFVIEGKKTSGALLTAKMALEQNRDVFALPGNINSPQSEGPNYLIKLGAKIVTKAEDILEEYHIKMQVESEKITPKMTKEEGEVYKLLQKNDRNLGLDEMVTLSDFSPARISAMLLNMELKGIIKRGAQNRYWLV, encoded by the coding sequence ATGGATAAAAAAGAATATCGTGACTGGTTAAAATTAGTTTCTATTAAAGGCATAGGACAGGGGAAAATTCGTAGACTTTTGAAGATTTTTCATTCTCCAGAAAAAGTTTTTGACGCCAACAAACATCAATTATCTAATTTAACTTTTCTTTCTAAAAATGCAGTTAATGAAATTTCAAAAAACGAGAATGAGGAATTTATTGAGAATCAATTAAAATTGTTAGAAAGATATGATGTTAGACTTATATCTATCACTGATGAGGAATATCCTGATTTGTTAAAATTTATCTATGACCCGCCGATTCTTCTATATATTAAAGGAGAGATTTTGCCGCAAGACAGCAGAGCTATTGCAATTGTCGGCACACGCAAGCCAACAAATTACGGCAGACTTTCTGCCATAAAAATCGGAGTAGAAATAGCAAGGACAGGATTTACTATTGTAAGCGGATTGGCTTATGGTATTGATAGTTGTGCTCATAAGGCAGCTCTTGATGCTGGCGGAAGAACCATTGCGGTTTATGGGACTGGTTTAGATATTGTTTATCCAGCTGTGCATAGAGCTCTTGCAAAGGATATTATTCAATCCGGTGCTTTAATTTCAGAATTCCCTCTGGGAACCAAAATTGAAGCGTGGAATTTCCCAACAAGAAATAGAATAATTAGTGGGATGTGTAAAGGGACTTTTGTGATTGAAGGTAAAAAAACAAGTGGTGCATTACTTACTGCAAAAATGGCGTTAGAACAAAATCGTGATGTCTTTGCTTTACCTGGAAATATCAATTCTCCTCAAAGTGAGGGACCAAACTATTTGATAAAATTAGGTGCAAAAATTGTTACTAAAGCAGAGGATATTTTAGAAGAATATCATATTAAGATGCAAGTTGAATCTGAAAAAATTACTCCAAAGATGACGAAAGAGGAGGGAGAAGTCTATAAATTATTACAGAAAAATGATAGAAATCTTGGATTAGATGAGATGGTTACACTTTCAGATTTTTCCCCAGCCCGGATATCTGCAATGCTTCTTAATATGGAATTAAAGGGAATTATTAAAAGAGGTGCACAAAATAGATATTGGCTTGTGTAA
- a CDS encoding co-chaperone GroES, with product MKIKPIDDRVLLQSIENEEKKVGNIIIPDTAKEKPQIGKVIAVGNDEDLKKIVKEGDKVIYAKYGGTEIELEGTKYLIVQKSDLLGIIK from the coding sequence ATGAAGATTAAACCTATTGATGACCGTGTTCTTCTTCAATCAATAGAAAATGAAGAGAAAAAGGTTGGAAATATCATCATTCCAGATACTGCAAAAGAGAAACCACAAATTGGAAAAGTTATTGCAGTTGGAAATGATGAAGACCTTAAAAAGATTGTCAAAGAAGGTGACAAGGTTATTTATGCTAAATATGGTGGAACTGAAATTGAACTTGAGGGAACAAAATATCTTATTGTCCAGAAGTCTGATCTCTTAGGAATTATAAAGTAA